A region of Dioscorea cayenensis subsp. rotundata cultivar TDr96_F1 chromosome 5, TDr96_F1_v2_PseudoChromosome.rev07_lg8_w22 25.fasta, whole genome shotgun sequence DNA encodes the following proteins:
- the LOC120260254 gene encoding putative tRNA (cytidine(34)-2'-O)-methyltransferase isoform X1, protein MDPTSLRALNLRPSTAYFRSRAPGPIFRRFSPSSLRFSSSLAFFRPFSRFHSDFGLAVDSSEMGDCNSSGGRVPDALHQKFLQVVLVSPQIPGNTGTIARTCAASAVGLHLIEPLGYSVDDTKLKRAGLDYWPYVVVKIHGSWAEFMDYFRQQDGEKRLLAFTKRGTQIHSDFSYKQGDWLVFGSETSGLPGEALIDCSNGQFSGGTIRIPMVETYVRCLNLSVSVGIALYEAARQLNYEQMQLHTKISADSGRLFSSEDIFS, encoded by the exons ATGGATCCGACGAGCCTCCGAGCTCTGAATCTCCGACCATCCACGGCGTACTTCCGTTCCCGAGCTCCAGGACCTATTTTTCGACGATTCAGTCCCTCTTCTCTCCGTTTCTCCTCTTCGCTGGCTTTTTTTCGACCCTTTTCGCGCTTTCATTCCG ATTTCGGTTTAGCAGTGGATAGTAGCGAGATGGGAGATTGTAATTCCAGTGGTGGACGCGTTCCCGATGCTTTGCATCAGAAATTTCTTCAAGTTGTATTAGTTTCCCCTCAG ATTCCTGGAAATACTGGCACCATTGCAAGAACTTGTGCAGCATCAGCTGTTGGTCTTCATCTTATTGAA CCATTAGGATACTCAGTGGATGATACCAAATTGAAACGAGCTGGACTGGATTACTGGCC ATATGTGGTTGTTAAGATCCATGGCTCATGGGCGGAATTCATGGACTATTTTAGGCAACAG GATGGAGAAAAAAGATTACTAGCATTTACCAAGAGAGGCACACAAATTCATTCA GATTTCTCATACAAGCAAGGAGATTGGCTGGTATTTGGTTCTGAAACTAGTGGGCTACCAGGAGAAGCTCTGATTGATTGCAGTAATGGACAATTCAGCGGTGGAACCATTCGTATTCCAATGGTGGAAACATACGTGCGCTGTCTCAATCTCTCTGTCAGTGTTGGTATAGCCCTATACGAAGCAGCAAGACAACTAAACTATGAACAAATGCAACTCCACACCAAGATCAGTGCTGACAGTGGACGACTCTTCAGTAGTGAAGACATTTTCAGCTAG
- the LOC120260254 gene encoding putative tRNA (cytidine(34)-2'-O)-methyltransferase isoform X3: protein MDPTSLRALNLRPSTAYFRSRAPGPIFRRFSPSSLRFSSSLAFFRPFSRFHSVDSSEMGDCNSSGGRVPDALHQKFLQVVLVSPQIPGNTGTIARTCAASAVGLHLIEPLGYSVDDTKLKRAGLDYWPYVVVKIHGSWAEFMDYFRQQDGEKRLLAFTKRGTQIHSDFSYKQGDWLVFGSETSGLPGEALIDCSNGQFSGGTIRIPMVETYVRCLNLSVSVGIALYEAARQLNYEQMQLHTKISADSGRLFSSEDIFS from the exons ATGGATCCGACGAGCCTCCGAGCTCTGAATCTCCGACCATCCACGGCGTACTTCCGTTCCCGAGCTCCAGGACCTATTTTTCGACGATTCAGTCCCTCTTCTCTCCGTTTCTCCTCTTCGCTGGCTTTTTTTCGACCCTTTTCGCGCTTTCATTCCG TGGATAGTAGCGAGATGGGAGATTGTAATTCCAGTGGTGGACGCGTTCCCGATGCTTTGCATCAGAAATTTCTTCAAGTTGTATTAGTTTCCCCTCAG ATTCCTGGAAATACTGGCACCATTGCAAGAACTTGTGCAGCATCAGCTGTTGGTCTTCATCTTATTGAA CCATTAGGATACTCAGTGGATGATACCAAATTGAAACGAGCTGGACTGGATTACTGGCC ATATGTGGTTGTTAAGATCCATGGCTCATGGGCGGAATTCATGGACTATTTTAGGCAACAG GATGGAGAAAAAAGATTACTAGCATTTACCAAGAGAGGCACACAAATTCATTCA GATTTCTCATACAAGCAAGGAGATTGGCTGGTATTTGGTTCTGAAACTAGTGGGCTACCAGGAGAAGCTCTGATTGATTGCAGTAATGGACAATTCAGCGGTGGAACCATTCGTATTCCAATGGTGGAAACATACGTGCGCTGTCTCAATCTCTCTGTCAGTGTTGGTATAGCCCTATACGAAGCAGCAAGACAACTAAACTATGAACAAATGCAACTCCACACCAAGATCAGTGCTGACAGTGGACGACTCTTCAGTAGTGAAGACATTTTCAGCTAG
- the LOC120260254 gene encoding putative tRNA (cytidine(34)-2'-O)-methyltransferase isoform X2 — translation MDPTSLRALNLRPSTAYFRSRAPGPIFRRFSPSSLRFSSSLAFFRPFSRFHSAVDSSEMGDCNSSGGRVPDALHQKFLQVVLVSPQIPGNTGTIARTCAASAVGLHLIEPLGYSVDDTKLKRAGLDYWPYVVVKIHGSWAEFMDYFRQQDGEKRLLAFTKRGTQIHSDFSYKQGDWLVFGSETSGLPGEALIDCSNGQFSGGTIRIPMVETYVRCLNLSVSVGIALYEAARQLNYEQMQLHTKISADSGRLFSSEDIFS, via the exons ATGGATCCGACGAGCCTCCGAGCTCTGAATCTCCGACCATCCACGGCGTACTTCCGTTCCCGAGCTCCAGGACCTATTTTTCGACGATTCAGTCCCTCTTCTCTCCGTTTCTCCTCTTCGCTGGCTTTTTTTCGACCCTTTTCGCGCTTTCATTCCG CAGTGGATAGTAGCGAGATGGGAGATTGTAATTCCAGTGGTGGACGCGTTCCCGATGCTTTGCATCAGAAATTTCTTCAAGTTGTATTAGTTTCCCCTCAG ATTCCTGGAAATACTGGCACCATTGCAAGAACTTGTGCAGCATCAGCTGTTGGTCTTCATCTTATTGAA CCATTAGGATACTCAGTGGATGATACCAAATTGAAACGAGCTGGACTGGATTACTGGCC ATATGTGGTTGTTAAGATCCATGGCTCATGGGCGGAATTCATGGACTATTTTAGGCAACAG GATGGAGAAAAAAGATTACTAGCATTTACCAAGAGAGGCACACAAATTCATTCA GATTTCTCATACAAGCAAGGAGATTGGCTGGTATTTGGTTCTGAAACTAGTGGGCTACCAGGAGAAGCTCTGATTGATTGCAGTAATGGACAATTCAGCGGTGGAACCATTCGTATTCCAATGGTGGAAACATACGTGCGCTGTCTCAATCTCTCTGTCAGTGTTGGTATAGCCCTATACGAAGCAGCAAGACAACTAAACTATGAACAAATGCAACTCCACACCAAGATCAGTGCTGACAGTGGACGACTCTTCAGTAGTGAAGACATTTTCAGCTAG
- the LOC120260254 gene encoding putative tRNA (cytidine(34)-2'-O)-methyltransferase isoform X4: MDPTSLRALNLRPSTAYFRSRAPGPIFRRFSPSSLRFSSSLAFFRPFSRFHSDFGLAVDSSEMGDCNSSGGRVPDALHQKFLQIPGNTGTIARTCAASAVGLHLIEPLGYSVDDTKLKRAGLDYWPYVVVKIHGSWAEFMDYFRQQDGEKRLLAFTKRGTQIHSDFSYKQGDWLVFGSETSGLPGEALIDCSNGQFSGGTIRIPMVETYVRCLNLSVSVGIALYEAARQLNYEQMQLHTKISADSGRLFSSEDIFS, from the exons ATGGATCCGACGAGCCTCCGAGCTCTGAATCTCCGACCATCCACGGCGTACTTCCGTTCCCGAGCTCCAGGACCTATTTTTCGACGATTCAGTCCCTCTTCTCTCCGTTTCTCCTCTTCGCTGGCTTTTTTTCGACCCTTTTCGCGCTTTCATTCCG ATTTCGGTTTAGCAGTGGATAGTAGCGAGATGGGAGATTGTAATTCCAGTGGTGGACGCGTTCCCGATGCTTTGCATCAGAAATTTCTTCAA ATTCCTGGAAATACTGGCACCATTGCAAGAACTTGTGCAGCATCAGCTGTTGGTCTTCATCTTATTGAA CCATTAGGATACTCAGTGGATGATACCAAATTGAAACGAGCTGGACTGGATTACTGGCC ATATGTGGTTGTTAAGATCCATGGCTCATGGGCGGAATTCATGGACTATTTTAGGCAACAG GATGGAGAAAAAAGATTACTAGCATTTACCAAGAGAGGCACACAAATTCATTCA GATTTCTCATACAAGCAAGGAGATTGGCTGGTATTTGGTTCTGAAACTAGTGGGCTACCAGGAGAAGCTCTGATTGATTGCAGTAATGGACAATTCAGCGGTGGAACCATTCGTATTCCAATGGTGGAAACATACGTGCGCTGTCTCAATCTCTCTGTCAGTGTTGGTATAGCCCTATACGAAGCAGCAAGACAACTAAACTATGAACAAATGCAACTCCACACCAAGATCAGTGCTGACAGTGGACGACTCTTCAGTAGTGAAGACATTTTCAGCTAG